One segment of Thermococcus alcaliphilus DNA contains the following:
- a CDS encoding ribbon-helix-helix domain-containing protein → MAKMRIISVQLPQGLINALDVLVKRGVYPNRSEAIREAIRELIKKELYTTEAGEKELPEYVVE, encoded by the coding sequence ATGGCAAAGATGAGAATCATTAGTGTCCAGCTGCCACAGGGACTCATAAATGCTCTTGATGTCTTAGTCAAAAGAGGGGTGTATCCCAACAGAAGTGAAGCAATTCGGGAAGCTATCAGGGAACTCATAAAGAAGGAATTGTACACAACAGAGGCAGGAGAAAAGGAACTTCCAGAATACGTGGTTGAATAA
- a CDS encoding tRNA-binding protein → MWDTSKDYRLLVAEKAVELFLKTIEGAKFKGKWDKKRAVKLAKEMIPELQALRYSYLEPQELIDTPQMKELKEKALGIIEALGGEDWYTKFLELADRSEREKVEESIAKVRFFLNTILNLDKRLALGKINDPVIAVDIKVGEVMSAGKHPNADKLLVCNVNIGDRAVTVVTNDLTVKEGHRVAVALLPPANFRGITSEGMFLGAGEGVLKDVKGEIGGLPKGISLDALKETRNLVEAFLKD, encoded by the coding sequence ATGTGGGACACGAGTAAGGATTATCGGTTGCTGGTTGCTGAAAAGGCAGTTGAGCTGTTTTTGAAAACCATTGAAGGGGCTAAATTCAAGGGAAAGTGGGACAAAAAGAGGGCAGTAAAATTGGCGAAAGAAATGATTCCCGAGCTCCAGGCGTTGCGCTACTCATATCTAGAGCCGCAGGAGTTAATTGATACTCCCCAGATGAAAGAACTAAAGGAAAAAGCCTTGGGAATAATTGAAGCCTTAGGTGGTGAAGACTGGTACACCAAGTTTCTCGAGCTGGCTGATAGAAGTGAGAGGGAGAAAGTTGAAGAGAGCATCGCAAAGGTTCGCTTTTTCCTAAACACAATTCTTAACCTTGATAAGAGGCTGGCACTTGGTAAGATAAACGATCCCGTCATTGCCGTAGACATAAAGGTCGGGGAAGTCATGAGTGCCGGTAAGCATCCAAATGCAGATAAGCTTCTCGTATGCAATGTCAACATAGGGGATAGGGCGGTTACTGTGGTCACAAACGATTTAACCGTGAAGGAAGGTCACAGAGTTGCTGTGGCACTTTTACCCCCCGCAAACTTCAGAGGAATAACGAGCGAAGGAATGTTCTTGGGAGCTGGAGAAGGAGTTTTAAAGGATGTAAAGGGTGAGATTGGCGGTCTACCAAAGGGAATTTCATTAGATGCCCTAAAAGAAACAAGGAATTTAGTTGAGGCGTTTTTAAAGGATTGA
- the pcc1 gene encoding KEOPS complex subunit Pcc1 has product MIRGTIEIEFSNNETARVVYESVLFEHKTVPYRRSRMNFSLKENKVIMEFIAKDNSALRGTLNSYLRWIKVALDVVEL; this is encoded by the coding sequence ATGATAAGAGGCACAATCGAGATTGAATTCTCCAACAATGAGACAGCAAGAGTTGTTTATGAGAGTGTTCTTTTTGAGCATAAAACGGTTCCCTACCGGAGAAGCAGGATGAACTTTTCTCTAAAGGAAAACAAGGTCATAATGGAGTTCATTGCAAAGGACAACTCCGCCTTAAGAGGAACCCTTAATTCTTACCTTCGATGGATTAAAGTTGCACTCGATGTAGTCGAGCTTTAG
- a CDS encoding DNA-directed RNA polymerase subunit P, which yields MVEALYKCAKCGKEFKMDLAITREIRCPYCGAKIIYKPRPKVARRIKAI from the coding sequence ATGGTAGAGGCATTGTATAAATGTGCAAAATGTGGAAAAGAGTTTAAAATGGATCTTGCTATTACGAGAGAAATACGCTGTCCATACTGTGGAGCAAAGATAATCTACAAGCCTAGGCCCAAAGTTGCCAGAAGGATTAAGGCAATTTGA
- a CDS encoding DUF4443 domain-containing protein, producing MDWKRGAYPEFKIEDAIAVLFLLKTPKGRKQISEELNLGEGTVRTLLKKLSSIGLVESQQKGHSLSEKGVKIIQEISELFSEPLEVTPLEGFVTYALVVRNPPEFKSIELRDEAIRFFAKGAMILTVQNGEIVFPEDGRPLRETLPELSEDLKKLPIENGDLVIVTWAENKADALKSLIHVALSLKGELLPEEIKKLVE from the coding sequence ATGGATTGGAAGCGAGGTGCATATCCGGAGTTTAAAATTGAGGATGCTATTGCCGTGCTTTTCTTATTAAAAACACCCAAAGGGCGAAAACAGATTTCTGAAGAGTTGAATCTTGGAGAAGGGACTGTTAGAACGCTTTTAAAGAAGCTTTCCTCAATTGGTCTTGTTGAATCTCAGCAAAAGGGACATTCACTGAGTGAGAAGGGTGTTAAAATCATCCAGGAAATTTCAGAGCTGTTCTCAGAGCCCTTGGAGGTAACTCCCCTCGAAGGTTTTGTGACATATGCACTCGTCGTGAGAAACCCTCCGGAGTTTAAGAGTATAGAACTTAGAGACGAGGCAATTCGTTTTTTCGCTAAGGGCGCCATGATTTTAACAGTACAGAACGGTGAGATAGTTTTTCCAGAGGATGGAAGGCCTCTAAGGGAAACCCTCCCTGAACTTTCCGAGGATCTTAAAAAGCTCCCTATTGAAAATGGTGATCTTGTAATTGTTACGTGGGCTGAAAATAAAGCAGATGCTTTGAAAAGTTTAATTCATGTCGCATTGAGCCTGAAAGGGGAATTATTGCCAGAAGAAATCAAAAAGCTTGTTGAGTGA
- the rrp41 gene encoding exosome complex exonuclease Rrp41: MMGRPEGLKLIDENGKRLDGRKKYELRPIKMEVGVLKSADGSAYVEWGKNKILAAVYGPREIHPKHLQKPDRAILRVRYNMAPFSVEERKKPGPDRRSVEISKVIRGALEPAVILELFPRTSIDVFIEVLQADAGTRVAGITAASLALADAGIPMRDLVAACAAGKIDGEIVLDLNKEEDNYGEADVPVAIMPIKNDITLLQMDGYLTKEEFLEAVRLAIKGAKAVYQKQREALKEKYLKIAEEVGE, from the coding sequence ATGATGGGAAGGCCTGAGGGACTCAAGCTTATTGATGAGAATGGCAAGAGGCTTGATGGAAGGAAGAAGTACGAGCTGAGACCGATTAAAATGGAAGTTGGAGTTTTGAAGAGTGCAGACGGTTCTGCATACGTAGAATGGGGGAAGAATAAAATTTTAGCGGCAGTTTATGGGCCTAGAGAGATTCATCCAAAGCACCTTCAGAAGCCTGACAGGGCGATTTTGAGAGTTAGGTACAATATGGCGCCCTTTAGCGTTGAGGAGAGGAAGAAGCCTGGACCGGACAGGAGAAGCGTAGAAATAAGCAAAGTTATTAGAGGAGCCCTTGAACCAGCTGTTATCCTTGAACTATTTCCAAGAACTTCCATAGACGTGTTCATAGAGGTACTTCAAGCAGATGCAGGTACAAGGGTAGCTGGAATTACTGCGGCTTCCCTTGCTTTGGCAGATGCTGGGATTCCTATGAGAGACCTAGTTGCAGCATGTGCCGCTGGGAAGATAGATGGAGAGATTGTCCTTGACCTAAACAAAGAGGAGGACAACTATGGGGAAGCCGATGTTCCAGTTGCGATAATGCCCATTAAGAACGACATAACTCTTCTCCAGATGGACGGATACCTCACCAAGGAAGAATTCCTTGAAGCAGTAAGGCTTGCAATAAAAGGAGCTAAGGCAGTGTATCAAAAGCAGAGAGAGGCTTTGAAGGAGAAGTATCTCAAGATAGCGGAAGAGGTAGGTGAGTAA
- a CDS encoding prefoldin subunit beta gives MQNIPPQVQALLGQLENYQQQLQLVIQQKQRIQVELNDAKKALEEIEKVEEETPIYKTVGTLIIKATKAKALEELKEKVETLEVRLRALERQEQKLNEKIKELTQQIQSSLRGVAG, from the coding sequence ATGCAGAACATTCCACCTCAGGTGCAGGCTTTGTTGGGACAGCTCGAGAACTATCAACAGCAGCTCCAGCTTGTAATCCAGCAGAAACAGAGGATTCAAGTGGAGCTTAACGATGCTAAAAAAGCCCTTGAGGAGATTGAAAAAGTCGAGGAAGAGACTCCAATATACAAGACAGTTGGCACTCTAATAATCAAAGCTACAAAGGCAAAGGCATTAGAGGAGCTTAAAGAGAAAGTAGAAACTCTAGAGGTTCGTCTAAGGGCATTAGAGAGGCAGGAACAGAAGCTTAACGAAAAAATTAAAGAGCTCACACAACAAATACAGAGCTCTCTGAGAGGAGTCGCTGGGTGA
- a CDS encoding adenylyltransferase/cytidyltransferase family protein: MSEKKKIRVVVGGVFDILHVGHIHFLKKAKELGDELIVIVAHDETVKERKGRPPINSMYERAELLKALKMVDGVVIGEPEHISFELVKKLNPDVIALGPDQNFDLCALKEELRKHGIEAEVIRIPYAYKTDVAKTSKIIQKIVEIFCE, encoded by the coding sequence ATGAGTGAAAAGAAAAAGATAAGAGTTGTTGTTGGAGGTGTTTTCGATATTCTCCATGTGGGACATATCCACTTTCTGAAAAAGGCGAAAGAGCTGGGAGATGAGCTTATAGTAATAGTAGCTCACGATGAAACGGTAAAAGAAAGAAAAGGCAGACCACCGATAAACTCTATGTACGAAAGGGCTGAGCTCTTAAAGGCGCTCAAGATGGTGGATGGAGTTGTAATTGGGGAACCGGAGCACATAAGTTTCGAACTTGTTAAAAAGCTTAATCCAGATGTTATTGCCTTAGGTCCAGATCAGAACTTCGACTTGTGTGCCCTAAAAGAAGAACTCAGAAAGCATGGCATCGAGGCAGAAGTTATTAGAATACCCTACGCATACAAGACGGATGTCGCTAAGACAAGCAAAATAATTCAAAAAATAGTAGAAATATTTTGCGAGTGA
- a CDS encoding DUF3194 domain-containing protein, with the protein MKRVFHIGLPELGEEELISLGELAQEEIIEYIFEHLTRSEVKDIEVTTRINREDTLDLEIEVYLEVPIFVKVDVEKLIDEALEKAYEKVEKRLRKIAGQNKAQKLSE; encoded by the coding sequence ATGAAGAGGGTATTTCACATAGGGCTTCCAGAGCTGGGTGAAGAAGAGCTAATATCTCTCGGGGAGTTAGCCCAGGAGGAGATTATAGAGTATATCTTTGAGCACTTAACGAGAAGTGAAGTGAAAGACATAGAAGTGACAACGAGGATAAACCGGGAGGATACCTTGGATTTGGAGATAGAGGTCTATCTTGAGGTGCCAATATTTGTGAAAGTGGACGTGGAAAAGCTGATTGATGAGGCGCTTGAGAAGGCTTATGAAAAAGTTGAAAAAAGGTTGAGGAAAATTGCGGGGCAAAATAAAGCTCAAAAACTTTCTGAATAA
- the ftsZ gene encoding cell division protein FtsZ, translating into MVFKLLEQAGIDLDMDNNGSKTQEALSDLETSRSFIKIAIIGVGGSGNNTITRLYELGVEGAELIAMNTDAQHLSRTKAHKRILLGKNITHGKGSGGNPRIGYLAAEASRDEIAEAVRDVDLVFITAGMGNGTGTGAAPVVARVIKEEARNSGRIQEPLVVSVVTYPFKNEGTRRIEKAKAGIQALLKYSDTVVIIENDKLLELVPKLPISAAFRFADEIIARMVKGITETIMLPSMVNIDFADVYSVMKNGGAALIGIGESDSNKRAVDAVNNALSNKMLEVEFGSGEAALVHFTVGPDVSLGEINDAMQIVYEKLGAKSEIKWGARIDKELGKVVRAMVIMTGVRSPHILSSDVNALTTEDNVIISNPITRKINKDSELENLFDEVSGKKKANVVVNPEIERIVKGAVDYDLS; encoded by the coding sequence ATGGTGTTTAAACTGCTAGAACAAGCTGGTATTGATTTGGATATGGATAACAACGGTAGCAAAACACAAGAAGCCCTCAGTGATCTGGAAACTTCTAGATCTTTCATTAAGATAGCAATTATAGGTGTTGGCGGTTCTGGAAACAATACAATAACAAGACTGTATGAACTGGGGGTTGAAGGAGCAGAATTAATAGCCATGAACACCGATGCCCAGCATCTTTCAAGAACAAAGGCCCATAAAAGAATCCTCCTCGGAAAGAACATCACTCATGGAAAGGGCTCGGGTGGAAACCCAAGAATTGGATATTTGGCTGCAGAGGCCAGTAGAGATGAAATAGCAGAGGCAGTTAGAGATGTTGATCTTGTGTTCATAACCGCTGGTATGGGTAATGGAACAGGAACAGGAGCGGCACCTGTTGTTGCTAGAGTTATAAAAGAGGAGGCAAGAAACTCTGGAAGAATCCAAGAGCCGCTTGTTGTGAGTGTTGTGACATACCCCTTCAAAAACGAAGGGACAAGGAGAATTGAAAAAGCAAAAGCAGGTATACAAGCCCTTCTAAAGTATTCAGACACTGTTGTGATAATAGAAAACGACAAACTTCTTGAATTGGTGCCAAAGCTCCCAATTTCAGCCGCATTTAGATTTGCCGATGAAATAATAGCGAGAATGGTTAAGGGTATAACAGAAACAATAATGCTCCCCTCCATGGTAAACATAGACTTTGCGGATGTGTACAGCGTCATGAAAAACGGTGGTGCTGCGTTAATTGGAATAGGCGAGAGCGACTCAAACAAGAGAGCCGTCGATGCCGTAAATAACGCCTTGAGCAACAAAATGCTTGAAGTGGAGTTTGGAAGTGGGGAAGCCGCATTAGTGCACTTTACAGTTGGTCCAGACGTCAGCCTTGGAGAGATAAACGACGCCATGCAGATTGTATATGAAAAGCTCGGAGCAAAGTCAGAAATAAAATGGGGAGCGAGAATTGACAAAGAGCTTGGAAAGGTTGTTAGGGCAATGGTAATAATGACGGGAGTAAGATCCCCTCACATCCTCAGCAGCGATGTTAATGCATTAACAACAGAGGACAACGTGATAATCTCAAATCCAATAACCAGGAAGATAAACAAGGACTCAGAGCTTGAAAACCTATTTGACGAAGTTTCAGGAAAGAAAAAGGCCAACGTAGTTGTTAACCCCGAAATTGAGAGGATTGTAAAGGGAGCCGTAGATTACGACTTAAGTTAA
- a CDS encoding DHH family phosphoesterase, producing the protein MRGKIKLKNFLNNAKEKDYSFLLLCHHNADPDSLGSAIAFSRYLTSLGLKNRIGVAQSVSSYAKRLLNFAQVEKNPAVLEDVVVIFDTSSLEQLEPVKIPDDKYVIIIDHHIEKENPIRADIKIVDSSRTSTAEIVWELLEYFDFYDEVSAKVLLAGIVTDTANFRYANSKTFKTVSKILERFDIQMGEIYNLVAPVSDENIDQAKRMAILKACQRMEIKKVGSYIIAISKVSAYESLACKIFLQLGADVAIVGSDKKGVRISARAKENLVKKGLHLGKLMEKVGPIIDGSGGGHSGAAGANGKRNLEEAVKFLVKEIEMFLKKLG; encoded by the coding sequence TTGCGGGGCAAAATAAAGCTCAAAAACTTTCTGAATAATGCAAAGGAGAAAGATTATTCTTTTTTATTGCTGTGCCATCATAACGCCGATCCGGACTCTTTGGGTAGCGCTATAGCTTTCTCTAGGTACCTTACAAGTCTAGGCTTAAAAAACCGAATAGGTGTTGCCCAAAGCGTCTCATCTTATGCAAAACGCCTTCTCAACTTCGCTCAGGTAGAAAAGAATCCAGCCGTTTTAGAGGACGTGGTTGTAATTTTTGATACTTCGTCCCTTGAACAGCTGGAGCCTGTTAAAATTCCGGATGATAAGTATGTAATCATTATCGATCATCACATCGAAAAGGAGAACCCAATAAGGGCTGACATAAAAATCGTTGACTCCTCAAGGACTTCCACTGCAGAGATTGTGTGGGAGCTTTTGGAGTACTTTGACTTCTACGATGAAGTTTCTGCAAAAGTCCTTTTAGCAGGAATAGTCACAGACACTGCCAATTTTAGATATGCAAACTCGAAAACCTTCAAAACGGTGTCCAAAATCTTGGAGAGGTTTGATATCCAGATGGGGGAGATATACAATTTAGTTGCTCCAGTGAGTGATGAGAACATAGACCAGGCAAAGAGAATGGCCATATTAAAGGCCTGCCAGAGAATGGAAATCAAAAAAGTCGGCAGTTACATAATAGCTATTTCAAAGGTTTCTGCCTATGAATCTTTAGCCTGTAAGATTTTCCTTCAGCTTGGGGCTGATGTTGCGATTGTTGGGAGCGATAAGAAGGGGGTTAGGATTTCTGCAAGGGCAAAAGAAAACCTTGTCAAGAAGGGTCTTCATTTAGGAAAGCTCATGGAGAAAGTTGGTCCGATTATAGACGGTTCTGGCGGAGGTCACTCTGGAGCGGCAGGTGCTAACGGGAAGAGAAATCTTGAGGAAGCCGTTAAGTTTTTAGTGAAAGAAATCGAAATGTTTCTAAAGAAGTTGGGGTGA
- a CDS encoding 50S ribosomal protein L37ae: MPRTKKVGSAGRFGPRYGLKIRRRVAAVEEKMRQKHTCPVCGRKAVKRISTGIWQCQKCGATFAGGAYLPATPAGRIAKRGVTTQ; encoded by the coding sequence ATGCCAAGAACAAAGAAAGTTGGATCCGCTGGAAGGTTTGGACCAAGATATGGTCTTAAGATCAGAAGAAGAGTTGCAGCAGTAGAGGAAAAGATGAGACAAAAGCATACTTGCCCAGTATGTGGAAGGAAAGCCGTTAAGAGAATAAGCACCGGAATATGGCAGTGCCAGAAGTGTGGCGCAACCTTTGCAGGAGGCGCTTACTTGCCCGCAACTCCAGCTGGAAGGATTGCTAAGAGGGGTGTAACAACTCAATAA
- a CDS encoding RNA ligase: protein MVSSHFKSLLLELGISRERIEILESKGGIVEDEFEGIRYLRFKDSTGSLRRGTVVFDSHNIILGFPHIKRVVHLENGIKRVFKRKPFYVEEKVDGYNIRVAQIEGRVFAFTRGGFVCPFTTERIEDFVNMEFFKDYPNLVLCGEMAGPESPYLVEGPPYVKEDIEFFLFDIQEKKTGKSLTVEERLKIAEEYGIPSVEVFGVYDISKIDELKELIEQLSREKREGIVMKSPDMKKIVKYVTPYANVNDIKIGARIFFDLPHGYFMQRIKRLAFYLAEKRVQDEEFEKYARALGRALLEPFVESIWDVSAGEEIAEVFTVRVKHIETAYKMVSHFERLGLKIHIEDIEEMPQGYWRITFKRVYPDATREIRELWSGHAFVD, encoded by the coding sequence ATGGTGAGTTCCCATTTCAAAAGTCTTCTTCTTGAGCTTGGTATCAGTAGGGAGCGTATTGAGATACTGGAAAGTAAAGGGGGCATAGTGGAGGATGAGTTCGAGGGAATAAGGTACCTTAGGTTTAAGGATTCTACCGGAAGCTTAAGAAGGGGGACTGTCGTTTTTGATTCTCACAACATCATACTTGGCTTTCCCCACATAAAGAGGGTAGTTCATCTGGAAAATGGAATAAAGAGGGTATTCAAGAGGAAGCCCTTCTACGTGGAAGAAAAGGTCGATGGGTACAATATAAGGGTTGCTCAAATTGAGGGAAGAGTTTTTGCCTTTACTAGGGGTGGTTTCGTATGTCCATTCACTACTGAGAGAATTGAAGATTTTGTTAATATGGAGTTTTTTAAAGATTATCCGAATTTGGTTCTCTGTGGAGAAATGGCAGGGCCAGAAAGCCCGTATCTTGTTGAAGGACCACCCTATGTGAAAGAAGACATAGAATTCTTTCTTTTTGACATCCAAGAAAAGAAAACCGGGAAGTCTCTTACTGTGGAAGAGAGGCTTAAAATAGCTGAAGAATATGGGATTCCAAGTGTTGAGGTTTTTGGAGTATATGACATATCAAAAATTGATGAGCTTAAGGAACTCATAGAGCAGCTAAGCAGGGAAAAGAGAGAAGGAATAGTCATGAAAAGCCCCGATATGAAGAAAATCGTAAAGTACGTCACCCCTTACGCTAATGTCAATGATATTAAAATTGGAGCAAGAATTTTCTTTGATCTTCCACATGGATACTTTATGCAGAGAATAAAGCGACTTGCTTTTTATTTGGCCGAAAAGAGAGTGCAAGATGAAGAATTCGAAAAGTATGCAAGAGCTTTGGGGAGAGCACTTCTGGAACCCTTTGTGGAAAGCATATGGGACGTTAGCGCTGGAGAAGAAATAGCAGAAGTTTTTACTGTAAGAGTAAAGCACATAGAAACGGCCTATAAGATGGTATCCCACTTTGAACGTTTGGGCTTAAAGATTCACATAGAGGACATAGAAGAAATGCCCCAAGGTTACTGGAGGATTACGTTTAAGAGAGTTTACCCGGATGCTACAAGGGAAATTAGGGAGCTTTGGAGCGGACATGCTTTTGTTGACTAG
- the rrp42 gene encoding exosome complex protein Rrp42 → MEVMASIMRDHILNLLKEGKRIDGRGPEDLRPLTIETNVIEKAEGSALVKLGNTQVLVGIKVDFGEPFPDLPEMGVMTTNVEFVPLASPTFEPGPPDERAIELARVVDRGIRESQAVDLSKLVIVPGKLVRVIFIDVHVLDHDGNLLDASGIGAIAALLSTKIPKVEYDEESGEVKLLDEYEPLPVTKVPIPVSFAKIGNALIVDPNFEEEQVMDGKLTITTDENGYISAVQKSEGGSFKLEEVVYAVDLAYKKAEEIRKVVLESIKKE, encoded by the coding sequence ATGGAAGTAATGGCATCAATAATGAGAGACCACATCCTCAACCTTTTGAAAGAGGGTAAAAGAATCGATGGAAGAGGGCCGGAAGATTTAAGGCCTCTAACCATAGAAACTAACGTCATAGAAAAGGCTGAAGGGTCTGCTCTTGTAAAACTAGGTAACACTCAAGTTCTCGTTGGAATAAAAGTTGATTTTGGAGAGCCGTTTCCAGATTTGCCGGAAATGGGTGTCATGACAACCAACGTCGAATTCGTCCCGTTAGCATCTCCGACCTTTGAACCAGGACCGCCAGATGAGAGGGCAATAGAACTGGCTAGAGTTGTAGATAGGGGAATAAGAGAAAGCCAGGCTGTAGATTTGAGCAAGCTTGTAATAGTGCCTGGAAAGCTTGTAAGGGTGATCTTCATAGACGTACACGTTCTCGACCACGACGGGAATCTATTAGATGCTTCTGGAATCGGTGCAATTGCGGCATTGTTGAGCACAAAGATACCAAAAGTTGAATACGATGAGGAAAGCGGAGAAGTAAAGCTTCTGGATGAATACGAGCCCTTGCCAGTAACAAAAGTCCCAATTCCAGTGAGCTTTGCCAAAATAGGCAACGCCTTGATAGTAGATCCAAACTTTGAAGAGGAACAGGTAATGGATGGCAAGCTAACGATAACAACCGATGAAAATGGATACATCTCAGCGGTGCAGAAAAGCGAGGGAGGAAGCTTCAAGCTTGAAGAAGTTGTTTATGCTGTGGATTTAGCTTATAAAAAGGCTGAAGAGATAAGAAAAGTGGTTCTTGAAAGCATCAAGAAAGAATGA
- the rrp4 gene encoding exosome complex RNA-binding protein Rrp4, with product MKKIFVKNRELVVPGTLLAQGPFKNGRGTFKEGNRIYSTVVGLVRISNDTVSVVPLEGPYIPEVGDSVIGKIVDVKFSNWVVDIGAPYQATLRVQDAVEGKIDILKTDLRKIFDIGDIIYAKVKAFNEINQIDLITKGMPFNGGPLKGGQLVKITPSKVPRLIGKGGSMINMIKNLTNTRIIVGQNGWVWVSGRNEELEKLAIEAILKVDRESHTQGLTDRVREMLIKRLHELKEQGIIEEVPQIEEGEKK from the coding sequence ATGAAGAAGATTTTTGTAAAAAATAGGGAATTAGTGGTTCCAGGAACGCTTTTGGCTCAGGGACCGTTCAAAAATGGAAGAGGAACTTTTAAAGAGGGAAACAGAATTTACTCAACTGTAGTTGGATTGGTTAGGATTTCAAACGATACAGTGTCAGTAGTTCCGCTAGAAGGCCCGTATATTCCGGAAGTGGGAGATAGCGTAATAGGGAAGATAGTTGACGTAAAGTTTTCAAACTGGGTGGTCGATATAGGTGCTCCCTATCAAGCCACGCTGAGGGTTCAGGATGCTGTTGAAGGGAAAATAGACATTTTAAAGACAGATTTGAGAAAGATATTCGATATAGGTGACATAATCTACGCAAAAGTAAAGGCATTTAATGAAATCAATCAAATAGACCTGATAACAAAAGGAATGCCTTTCAATGGAGGACCTCTAAAGGGAGGACAGCTTGTAAAGATAACACCTTCTAAAGTGCCTCGCCTGATAGGCAAGGGAGGCTCAATGATAAACATGATCAAGAACCTTACGAACACTAGGATAATAGTAGGACAAAATGGATGGGTATGGGTTAGTGGAAGAAACGAGGAGCTGGAAAAGCTGGCTATAGAGGCTATTCTAAAAGTAGACAGAGAAAGCCACACTCAGGGATTAACTGACAGGGTTAGAGAGATGCTGATTAAGAGATTGCATGAGCTTAAAGAACAGGGGATTATTGAAGAAGTTCCCCAAATTGAAGAGGGTGAAAAGAAATGA
- a CDS encoding RNA-binding protein translates to MKIKHPLSKKEVKKIMEEMARIFGEEVAEKLISKNDQVLVGEFDKTTQILFVNGKPRFIRREKLIFPLVITLYEISDKEDLRKWKRRVVVDQGAVPYILNGADVMAPGIVDADEGIKEGDFVFVVEEEYGRPLAIGIALMDGKTMKEKTKGKAVKVIHHAKDKIWELTAV, encoded by the coding sequence ATGAAAATAAAACATCCATTGAGCAAGAAAGAAGTCAAGAAGATAATGGAAGAGATGGCTAGAATCTTCGGAGAAGAAGTGGCCGAGAAGTTAATATCAAAAAATGATCAAGTTCTGGTGGGTGAGTTTGATAAGACTACCCAGATTTTGTTTGTTAACGGAAAGCCTCGCTTTATACGGAGGGAGAAGCTTATATTTCCACTGGTGATAACTCTGTACGAGATTTCCGACAAGGAAGATTTAAGAAAATGGAAGCGTAGAGTCGTTGTCGATCAGGGTGCTGTTCCATACATATTGAATGGCGCCGATGTGATGGCTCCGGGTATAGTTGACGCAGATGAGGGAATAAAAGAGGGCGATTTTGTGTTTGTAGTGGAGGAGGAATATGGGAGGCCGTTGGCAATTGGGATCGCATTGATGGATGGAAAAACTATGAAGGAGAAAACGAAGGGGAAGGCTGTGAAAGTGATACACCACGCAAAAGATAAAATTTGGGAGTTGACTGCGGTATGA
- a CDS encoding ribosomal biogenesis protein, whose translation MMLITTSHRPTRRTRSFGHDLERVFPNSTYLTRGKKTIQDLLMEAYDRGYERLLIINVWKGNPLKMTFIKVSPEDWGYMGYLYLHGIKLQREMGFRNLRPIREEMPFIVTTAKRVGLDHIVFGQVFAELTNGKFVPRGEKSLQYIADKYNTDVLGVIERHPRGMAVNFYRFDVSREKPVGPLISVKIWIMEDGRRWDYKEKLGIKRDEK comes from the coding sequence ATGATGCTGATAACAACATCCCACAGACCCACAAGGAGGACTAGAAGCTTTGGACACGACCTAGAGAGGGTTTTTCCTAACTCAACTTATTTAACTAGGGGAAAGAAAACCATTCAAGACCTTCTTATGGAGGCTTACGATAGAGGTTACGAGAGGCTTCTGATAATCAATGTGTGGAAGGGAAATCCACTCAAGATGACTTTCATAAAGGTTTCTCCAGAGGATTGGGGGTATATGGGTTATCTTTACCTTCATGGAATCAAGCTTCAGAGAGAAATGGGGTTTAGAAACCTTCGCCCGATTAGGGAAGAAATGCCCTTTATAGTTACAACCGCCAAAAGGGTTGGACTTGATCACATCGTTTTTGGTCAGGTTTTTGCTGAGCTCACCAATGGGAAATTCGTCCCGAGAGGGGAAAAGAGCCTTCAGTACATAGCAGATAAATATAATACAGACGTTTTGGGCGTAATTGAACGCCACCCAAGGGGAATGGCCGTAAACTTCTACCGCTTTGATGTCTCACGGGAGAAACCGGTGGGGCCTTTGATAAGCGTTAAAATATGGATAATGGAAGACGGAAGAAGATGGGACTATAAAGAAAAGCTCGGCATTAAAAGGGATGAGAAATGA